CGTTGAAAGCAGGTTTGATAAAATTCAGGTAACATAATGTCTTTTTCGGTCTTGGTCACTAATCGAGACCGATATTTTTTACCATACAATGCTCTGCGCGAAGCGCAGAGCGAGTTTCGACGGGGTTGTCACCCCGTCAACTCTTCAACTTTTCAGGGCGATTGTGTTAAAAAATTATGTAATGCTTGACTATTTTTTAAGCCAACTATTTTTGATGTTGTTACTAAGCTTTTCTTTTGCTTGGTGTGAAAATTCCCATCAGGATTTGCTTAAATGCTTCATAGCTTCTAACTTCTGAAAATATAAAAGTGATAATTACTACAATATTTATCAATGAAACTAATAGTTCGTTGTGGAGTTTTAGGATGTTTCATTGTCTCCGTCTCCCCTTTAGGCTTCTCTTTTTATTTTACTATGAGCAGAGTGACAAACTAGGGATATCTCTATAAACCAGAAACCTTGTAGAGACGCACCTTAGCTTTGCTATGGGTTTTATTTCAAGCTATAGAGCCAAAATTTAAATGCGTCTTAACTGATGATCTAGTTCTAACTTTGTAATTTTACTTACTATTGTTAGTCATCAACCAATGGTATCATCACAGCTAGTAGTTGAGAGAGCACTTACCATAAATTTTTAATATTATAAATTTTATCAACTATCAAAAGTTGGATTTGGCTGACTAATAAAATCAACAGCTACGAACTTAGGTTTTTGTGATTAAGTACACCAAAAATTTAGCTTTAGATCAATTAGGTGTAGGCTATGAGCTATAAGGCGGACGGAAAATTGAATAAACGTGAGCAAGAAATTGCCGAGCTAGAGAAAAAACTTGACCTTGCCGATCAATTGATTAAAAAGCTAAGGCGGCAGAATACAGTTCTAAAAAATAGAATTGCTTTTTTAAAAAATAATTCTGACCCACACCCTGCATTACCAAACAGTCGAGTTAGTAACCCACGCTCAAAAAACCGTGAATATCCACCTGGAAAAGGTGGCGCACTTGTACGTCGGCAAATCCGTACTATTAAACTTTGGAGGTTAAGAGTAGCTACTATAGCGATCGCGCTTCTTGGCTTTACCTTGATAAATTGGGCAGTTAGTAGCCTGACTAAGCGATCGCCAAATCAAAAATCTCCTAGATCAGTAGCCGCAGGATTAGCATCAGCCAGCTTATCCGAGCAACAGTCAACGATACCTGCTTGGGCAAAAGCATCCTCAGAAGATATTCCTACTCGACAGTCAGGAAAAGAAAATTTAGAAGTTGTTTATAACCTCACTACACCCCCGAAATTTCAATATAGTAAAAAATTACAAATAATTGTTGATGAATTGGTAGCAATCGCAGATAACAAAAAACTACCCACAAGAAATTTATCAATTACTTTAATTGATGCTAAAACTGGCGAAATAGCTGGATACCAGCAAAGTGAACTGAGGTATCCAGCTAGTGTAATTAAAATGTTTTGGATGGTAGCTTTGTATGGACAATTAGAAAATGGTATATGGAAAAATCCTCAAGATTTTAATCTATATATTTCTAAAATGATTGAGAACTCCGATAATGATACCTCAAGTTTTATTCTTGATCATATAACTAACACCCAATCTCAAGGTAAGTTACCAAATAACCAATTTACGGTATGGCTAAATCAACGTAATTCAGTGAACAGATTTTTTAGATCAGCAGGATATGAAGGAATTAATATTAATCAAAAAACCTATCCAATTTACTACTTGAGAATGGAAGAACCTGAAGGTACAGAATTACAAATGAGAGGCGGCTCGGAACGTCCCTTGCGTAATGTAATTACTACAGATCATTCCGCTAGATTAATATATGAAATTTGTGTACTTAAACAAGCAATTTCACCAGCCGCAAGTGAAAAAATGTGTGGATTGCTGAAAAGAGATTTAAAACCAGAAGTTTGGAAAACGAACTCAGAAACATCTGAAGAGTTTAATCCCATAGTGGGTTTTTCAGGTCAGTCTTTACCTGATAGCAAGGTTGATTTTTATTCCAAAGCTGGCTTGACTTCTACCACAAGACAAGAAGCAGCATTTGTAGCAACCAAAGATAATTCAACTGCATACGTTCTAGCGATCGGTGGTGGCGATCGCGCCTACTCTTCTGACTATAAAATATTCCCTAAAATGTCGAGTGTAGTGTTTGAAAGAATGACGAATCGCGCAGGGGGCTAATTGATTAAAAAAGGAGCCTTTATACGGCTCCTTTTTTAATCAATCTCAAGAAATAATTTAGCCGTAGCCAGATAGGTTAGGGAATTTTATATTCTAAAATCCTTGGTAACAAAAGCTGTAGACGCTCGCGCTGTGGCGTAGCCTAAGCTGACTGCTGACTGCTATAACTATTACTTGATAGTTACCTTAGCACCAGATTCTTCAAGCTGCTTCTTAGCATCTTCAGCAGCATCCTTAGCAATAGCTTCTTTAACTGCTTTAGGTGTAGATTCAACTAAATCTTTAGCTTCTTTTAAACCTAGACCAGTCAAGGTACGAACGACTTTAAGAACAGAAATCTTCTTGTCAGCAGGAACTTCTTCCAGAATGACATCAAATTCAGTTTTTTCTTCTACTTCTTCCGTAGCAGTAGCAGCACCAGGAGCCATCATCATCATGCCACCAGCAGGAGCAGCAGCACTAACTCCAAAAGCTTCTTCAATTTGCTTAACGAGTTCTGAAGCTTCTAACAGAGTTAGAGATTTTAATCTTTCCAAAATTTCTTCAGTTGCAGCAGACATGAGTTACCTCTACTAAGATTTGATTGTGTTGACAAAATTGTTAGCTATTAGCTTTCAGTCTCCAAAAGCTATGCCGCTTCTGCGTCGCTGTTGCTATTATCCTTATCGGAATAAGCTTGGAGTCCTCGTGCCAGCGAAGCTGGAACTTCGTTGATTCCCACAGCCAGCTTGGTTGCCACGCCATTGATAGCGCCAGCAATCTGAGCCATGAGTTGCTCCTTGGATGGTAAATCACCAATCGCTTTGACTTGGTTTTGATTCAAAGCGCGACCTTCCATCACGCCACCGCGAAGTTCAGTCTTCTTGCTGGCTTTTTGGAAGTCTTGGTATGCCTTAATTGCGCCGCCAATATCATCTTTGACGAGCAAAAATGCGGAAGAACCTTGGAGGAATTCCGTCATTGGTTCCCAAGCTTGGTCGCCTTCAACTGCTATCCGCATCAAGGTGTTTTTTGTCACCTTGCAAACAGCACCTTTTGGAATCAAACGCTGCCGCAAGTCTGTGATTTCAGCAACAGATAAGCCTTGGTAGTCGATGACTACAGCCAACTGGGAATCACTTAAAGTTTGCTTGAGTTCAGCGATAATCGCTTGCTTATTTTCTTTGGTTCTACCCATCTTTTCTCACCTCCTTTGTCCAGAGTGCAAAATCCCTTTCCTCAGATAGCCTTCCCCAGACAAAGCCAAAACAAAACCCCGGAAATTACGCCGAGGTTTTGTTTGACATTTTTGGTCACGCCCCTTTTTTTAGTGGCAAGACTAATTCTGTCTCAATCAACCTCGGCAGGATATTAAGCAATTGCTCCTGCTGTCTTTGGCTTTGTCTATTCAGTTAATTGCTTTGGGATTTTGAGCCTCAAATTTGAGATTTACTCTCAAATTCAAATTATGCAGCCTCGTTAAGTTTTAGGTCACGCAGGGCGTTAACATCTACTTCAATAGAGGGGCCCATTGTTGCAGCTACGTATATACTGCGCCAGTAACGTCCCTTGGCTCCAGAAGGACGGTTGCGATCAATTGTTTCTTGCAATGCCTTGAGGTTGGTTAGCAAGTCTTGGGCTGAAAAAGAAGCCTTACCAAACATAACATGAACAATGCCTGTACGATCGGCCCGAAATTCTAATTTACCAGCTTTGAATTCTGCGATCGCACCTGCCAAATCAAATGTTACCGTACCACCCTTGGGAGAAGGCATCAAACCACGGGGGCCAAGTAGCCGACCTAGTTTGGCAACCTGGGGCATCATATCTGGGGTAGCAATTAGCAAGTCGAAATCCATCATCCCTTTTTGGATGTCTTCAATCAACTCTTCTGAACCAGCAAGATCTGCTCCAGAAGTTGCTGCTTCATTAACTTTTTCACCTCTAGCAATTACCGCTACCCGCACCGCTTGACCAGTGCCTTTAGGTAGCGCTACTGTCGTCCGTAATTGTTGGTCGGTGTATTTCGGGTCAATTCCTAAACGAATATGAGCTTCTGCCGACTCCGGGAATTTAGCCGTAGCTGTTTCCTTTAACAGATTTAAAGCCTCTGTTGGGTCGTAAGCTCGGTCTTCAACTCTTTCTAGCAGTGCTTGAAATCTACGCGAAACTTTCTTTGCCATTTTATTCTCCTGGGGTAACTAGCGAGGCTTTACCTCTTCCCCTTCAACGCTTGTAAATTTGAAATTTGGTTTATTAGTTGATTTTGATCAACTCGTCAACCGACAAGTACCAGAGAAGCTCTAATCCTTGATAGTGACACCCATATTACGGGCGGTACCTTCAATAATTTTTACTGCCGCGTCAATATCATTAGCATTGAGGTCAGGCATTTTTGTTTGAGCGATTTCTTGCAACTGGGCGCGACTCAATGAACCAACTTTCTTTTTGTTAGGTTCGTTTGATCCTCGCTCAATTCCTGCTGCCTTTCTAATCAAAACTGAAGCAGGTGGCGTTTTCAGTACAAAAGTGAAACTCCGGTCTTCATAAACCGAAATTTCTACCGGAATTACCATGCCTGGTTGATCGGCGGTGCGGGCGTTATACTCTTTGCAGAACGCCATAATGTTTACACCATGTTGACCCAGTGCTGGGCCAACAGGGGGCGCAGGGTTGGCTTTCCCTGCATTCAGAGCCAATTTAACTACTGCAACAACTTTCTTTGCCATTTCTTGTTAGCTTTGTTTCTGAACCTGATTAAACTCTAACTCCACGGGCGTATCACGTCCAAAAATAGATAGTAACGCCTTGAGTTTGCTCCTTTCGGGGCTAACTTCAATCACTTCACCCTCAAAATCTTTAAACGGCCCCGACAGAACAATTATTTTATCTCCTGCTGCCAAATGAGTTTTGACTACTGGCTCTTGTTCTGTAGCTTGTTTAAAGATGCGTTCAACTTCTGTAACACTTAGCGGCACAGGTTTAACGTGTCCACGCCCCCGCCCATATCCGCGTTTTTGCTCAGAACCCACAAAGTTGATCACATTCGGGGTATTCTTGACTACCTGCCAAGCATCATCGTTGATTTTTTCCTCACCATCTTCATCTCGCCAGAGCCGCATTTTTACTAGCACATAGCCAGGAAACACTTTTTCTTCTGATGGTGAGCGTGAACCATCTTTGCGAATTTTGACGGTGGGGGTTTGAGGTATCTCTACTTGGAGAACCCAATCAGCTACATCAAACGATTGAATGCGCTGCTCTAGGTTGCTTTTAACCCGCTTTTCACAGCCTGAAGCTACCTGCACAGCATACCATCGGGGTTGTATGCTTGCCCCTGCTTGGTGCGCGGCATCATCGTATGATTCGTCCGCTGCAAAAGTCATAAAAACACCTTTCCTGCTACCCAAGCGAAGAAGTTATCCACCAAATAAATTATTGTTGCAGACAGAGATACCATCAAAATTACAGCCAAAGATTCACTAATCAACTGCTGACGACTAGGCCAAACAACTTTGTTTAGTTCTTCTTTGCTGCTATCAAAGAATTCCACTGGATTAAACCCAGCTTTCTTTTCTTCTATCTCTGCTTCACTTTTCTTCGCCACAATAGTTTACGTCCCCGCTTGCTAGATATGTGAAAAGTTTACGGTTACTACAGCCATTAAACTAACTCACACAACAACAATTCTACCCAATAATTAGGATATATCATGCTATATCTACCCCAGAGTGGATGCTAAAGAGCGCAAATTCAGAGGAAATATAGCGTTTTTTAATTGTTGTGCTTTTACTGAGAGCGCATCCTGCTGGACTTTTACCCCCAACGTTTAAGTATATTAGCTAATTAGCACTAATTTAACAGCTTAATAAACTTTACTATTAATAGTCAATATAGCTGGTCTTGGTTCTACAGAACTTACGCATAAAACCCAGTTACAAAGATGGTTATAACATATCGGGGATATAGAGACGCACACGCGTCTCTACTTGTTAATCACCACATAAAAAGCTCAGATTATATAATAAAAATCTGAGCTTTTAGTACGCGCCCTGGAGGACTTGAACCCCCGACATCAGGTTTTGGAGACCTGCGTTCTACCAACTGAACTAAGAGCGCACAAATTATCGTAAGCAAACTTAACTGATGATTTACTCTAACACACTTTAAAGATAAATAACACTTTTTAATTAAAAATTAGCGGTAACTTCCTGATGTTTGTACTATTGATTGGAAATACTATCGCTGTTGAGAGCTAAGAGTGCCACAAAACGAATGAATTATACACCGGAATCGGTTGTATAAATTACTACGCTTCACAAGCATAGTTGAAGCGTAGGATGTGTGGCACATTGCTCAACTGCTAACAGCATAATTGTGTGAGGTGGGATTAAAGCTCACGATCAAAGCGTTGTTTGATGCGGGTAGCTTTACCAACGAGAGCGCGCAGATAATAAAGTTTAGCCCGACGCACTTTACCGCGACGCAATACTTGGATACTGGCGATCCGAGGTGAGTGGACTAGAAAAACCCTTTCTACGCCTACACCTTGGAATGTGCGACGTACCGTAATGGTGTGGTTAATTCCACTGCGTGCTTGAGCAATGACGACACCTTCATAAGGCTGTACCCGTTGTTTACCGCCTTCAATAACTCTTACTCCCACCTTCAGGGTGTCACCTACATTGATTATAGGTAGGTCTGTTTTTAGGTGTTCCTTTTCAATTGAGCGAATAATTTCTTGAGCGTTCATGGGGTTTAAAAAAACTCACAGTCTAATATCATACCTCAATCGGTGGGAAATAAACATAAAATTTTTGCTGTCCCTATAGTTGTGTTTTTTGGTCATCGGTCATTGATAATTGTTAATTGTTAATTGTTAATTGTTAACAGTGGAATATCAGCAAGTTGGCGATCGCATCTCTTTTGGAAATGCTCGATTCAGCGCGTTGAACAATGGTTTGGTACGCTTGGAATGGTCAGTAACAGGTGAATTTGAGGATCGTTGTACTGTGCAGGTATTTACACGACCTAATCCAGTAGCATTTAAAGCGATCGCCTTTAGTGATGGTGTACTACGCCTAGATACTGAGTATATCCAGATTGCTTACAAACCTAATTCTGAGCAATTCAACGACACCAATTTGCAAATCAAGTGGCAATGCAGCAAGTTTTCAGGAAGCTGGACACCTGCGAGTGTTGATTATGATAACTTAGGTGGAACGTTGAGTAGTTTGGATCTGCTCCACCGCAACTTTAAACCTACAGGGGTGCATCCGGCATCAGTAGAGGCAAGCTATCCTGATACTGAAGAATGGATTTATAAACCATTAAAACAAGCACACAGAATTTTGCGCGATCGCGGTGAAAAAACAGAGTTTGAAGATCCGCCTTTATGGTATTGGGCTAATTTTTGCCCTGAAGAATTCCCTCCCAATATTCAAGAGTTTTGGAAACAATGGCAGAAGTTTCCGCCTGGAATACTTAGTAAGAGTGGTTATTACGTACTGAATGATTCTGATAGCGCAGCAATCGAGAATGGTTGCTTAAGCGATCGCACTTCTGGGGATATAACAGAAAATCAACCTAAAATTAACCCAAATCTTACATCGCAAGACTGGTATTTCTTTGCTTATGGTTTAGATTACGCCCAAGCACTACAAGACTTTGTGAAATTATGCGGACGCATCCCCATGTTGCCACGCTGGGCTTATGGGGTATGGTTCTCGCTGTTCGGACGACTAGATGAATCAGATTATCAACAACTTGTCAAGCAATTTGATGAGCAAAATTTACCTTTAAGCGTACTAATTTTAGATGTAGATTGGCACGGTGCGGGCTGGTGTGGTTGGGACTGGAATACGGAATTATTTCCTAATCCTCCAGCATTTTTGGAGTGGGGACACAGCTTGGGGTTACGCTTTGGGGCTAATGTTCACACGGAAGGTTTATCACCCAGGGACAGTAAATTTGAAGCACTTTGTCAAGCGCGAGGCTTAAATCCAGCAGATGTTAAAGCTGGAAAAGTGTTTGCGATCAAAAACCCAACTTCTGATTGGATTTTTCACTCTTGGCAACCGGATGGTAGTGGTTCTTTTCAAGCTACTGCTGAAGAGATGAACGAAGGCTGGTTGTTATTTAATTTAGCTGATCAAGAACAGGCAAGCTTGTTTATGCAAGCTTTACATACTCCGCGCGAACAAGATGGCATTGATTTTTGGTGGATTGATGGTACAAATGCCATCCATGAAGGTGTAAATTCCCAGTTATGGACTAATCATGTTTATTACACTCATTCACAAGCTAAAGATAACCGCCGTGCAATGATTCTGTCGCGTACTGGTGGTATTGGTTCCCATCGTTACCCATTGCAGTTTTCCGCAGATACTTATTCGCACTGGGAAGTTTTAGAGTTTTTGGTGAATTTTACGGCGCAAGCGGGAAATGTTGGGGTTGCTTATTGGTCGCACGATTTGGGAGGATTTTATAATCATTTGTTAGGCGCACCAACAATTGATCCAGAATTATTTGTGCGTTGGATACAGTTTGGTTGTTGGAGTCCAATTGTACGCTTACATTCGGATCATGGGGTGCGAGAACCTTGGGCTTATGGGCGTAGAGTTTTGCAAGCTATTCGTACAGCTTTCCACACGCGCATGGAATTTATTCCATATTTTTATCATTTAAGCCGAGTTGCTTATGATACTGGTTTGCCGATTTGTCGCCCCTTGTATTTAGGTTATGCGGATGATCCACAAGCTTATCAAACACCAACTGAGTTTTTATTAGGCGATCGCATTTTAGTCGCCCCAGTAGTAGAAGCTGGCTGTTACCGCAAAGTATATCTACCTTCAGGTGTTTGGTGGGAACGAGCAACAAATAAATATTACCCAGGAAATCAGCAGTTAAACTTATATGTTCCTCTTGATCAAGTACCAATATTTATCAAAGCTGGGGCTATTTTACCTCTACAACCAGTCACCTTGCGTGTGGAAACTTCTCCACCTACTTG
This sequence is a window from Oculatellaceae cyanobacterium. Protein-coding genes within it:
- the rplA gene encoding 50S ribosomal protein L1 is translated as MAKKVSRRFQALLERVEDRAYDPTEALNLLKETATAKFPESAEAHIRLGIDPKYTDQQLRTTVALPKGTGQAVRVAVIARGEKVNEAATSGADLAGSEELIEDIQKGMMDFDLLIATPDMMPQVAKLGRLLGPRGLMPSPKGGTVTFDLAGAIAEFKAGKLEFRADRTGIVHVMFGKASFSAQDLLTNLKALQETIDRNRPSGAKGRYWRSIYVAATMGPSIEVDVNALRDLKLNEAA
- the rplS gene encoding 50S ribosomal protein L19 — protein: MNAQEIIRSIEKEHLKTDLPIINVGDTLKVGVRVIEGGKQRVQPYEGVVIAQARSGINHTITVRRTFQGVGVERVFLVHSPRIASIQVLRRGKVRRAKLYYLRALVGKATRIKQRFDREL
- the rplK gene encoding 50S ribosomal protein L11 — translated: MAKKVVAVVKLALNAGKANPAPPVGPALGQHGVNIMAFCKEYNARTADQPGMVIPVEISVYEDRSFTFVLKTPPASVLIRKAAGIERGSNEPNKKKVGSLSRAQLQEIAQTKMPDLNANDIDAAVKIIEGTARNMGVTIKD
- a CDS encoding TIM-barrel domain-containing protein codes for the protein MEYQQVGDRISFGNARFSALNNGLVRLEWSVTGEFEDRCTVQVFTRPNPVAFKAIAFSDGVLRLDTEYIQIAYKPNSEQFNDTNLQIKWQCSKFSGSWTPASVDYDNLGGTLSSLDLLHRNFKPTGVHPASVEASYPDTEEWIYKPLKQAHRILRDRGEKTEFEDPPLWYWANFCPEEFPPNIQEFWKQWQKFPPGILSKSGYYVLNDSDSAAIENGCLSDRTSGDITENQPKINPNLTSQDWYFFAYGLDYAQALQDFVKLCGRIPMLPRWAYGVWFSLFGRLDESDYQQLVKQFDEQNLPLSVLILDVDWHGAGWCGWDWNTELFPNPPAFLEWGHSLGLRFGANVHTEGLSPRDSKFEALCQARGLNPADVKAGKVFAIKNPTSDWIFHSWQPDGSGSFQATAEEMNEGWLLFNLADQEQASLFMQALHTPREQDGIDFWWIDGTNAIHEGVNSQLWTNHVYYTHSQAKDNRRAMILSRTGGIGSHRYPLQFSADTYSHWEVLEFLVNFTAQAGNVGVAYWSHDLGGFYNHLLGAPTIDPELFVRWIQFGCWSPIVRLHSDHGVREPWAYGRRVLQAIRTAFHTRMEFIPYFYHLSRVAYDTGLPICRPLYLGYADDPQAYQTPTEFLLGDRILVAPVVEAGCYRKVYLPSGVWWERATNKYYPGNQQLNLYVPLDQVPIFIKAGAILPLQPVTLRVETSPPTCLILEVYAGEEGELDLYEDDGESIAYRTNAGSRRLFTQTCDRENYILTCAPVRGSYPGMPEQRKFQIRWIGLVPDSQVEAIGVQLSDWRWVGEVLEVSIEAVPQTASWRLVVGAGLGNN
- the rplJ gene encoding 50S ribosomal protein L10 encodes the protein MGRTKENKQAIIAELKQTLSDSQLAVVIDYQGLSVAEITDLRQRLIPKGAVCKVTKNTLMRIAVEGDQAWEPMTEFLQGSSAFLLVKDDIGGAIKAYQDFQKASKKTELRGGVMEGRALNQNQVKAIGDLPSKEQLMAQIAGAINGVATKLAVGINEVPASLARGLQAYSDKDNSNSDAEAA
- the nusG gene encoding transcription termination/antitermination protein NusG, which produces MTFAADESYDDAAHQAGASIQPRWYAVQVASGCEKRVKSNLEQRIQSFDVADWVLQVEIPQTPTVKIRKDGSRSPSEEKVFPGYVLVKMRLWRDEDGEEKINDDAWQVVKNTPNVINFVGSEQKRGYGRGRGHVKPVPLSVTEVERIFKQATEQEPVVKTHLAAGDKIIVLSGPFKDFEGEVIEVSPERSKLKALLSIFGRDTPVELEFNQVQKQS
- the rplL gene encoding 50S ribosomal protein L7/L12, whose amino-acid sequence is MSAATEEILERLKSLTLLEASELVKQIEEAFGVSAAAPAGGMMMMAPGAATATEEVEEKTEFDVILEEVPADKKISVLKVVRTLTGLGLKEAKDLVESTPKAVKEAIAKDAAEDAKKQLEESGAKVTIK
- the secE gene encoding preprotein translocase subunit SecE — encoded protein: MAKKSEAEIEEKKAGFNPVEFFDSSKEELNKVVWPSRQQLISESLAVILMVSLSATIIYLVDNFFAWVAGKVFL